In Silene latifolia isolate original U9 population chromosome X, ASM4854445v1, whole genome shotgun sequence, the following proteins share a genomic window:
- the LOC141619224 gene encoding uncharacterized protein LOC141619224, with protein MVNRIRSIGAKKLSYAGRVVLINSVLNTLYSYWAGMFIIPKGVIRRIEGICRNYLWDGSSDYHRVPLVAWNKVTLPKDEGGLSIKKTELYNIAAVAKLVDWVYNKADKLWIKWISQVYLKQQDWHTYIPAAGVAWSWKSICKVKEMMKTGYQNDHWAANLKGYSIREGYEWLRNKQPKQDWVQLVWNDWNLPKHALILWLVMNQGLNIKAKLFQFGCCPDNRCCICDQEPETLEHLFFDCLYSRQVLSLIEQWCGFKIAVDAYTSSLRSAGARLKLHTHYLLWSACFYHIWNQRNNSRVNMILTRPETLVMQIREDAMRRIRSKIGRTAVNDERTWLKKWGIVV; from the coding sequence ATGGTGAATAGGATCAGAAGTATTGGAGCCAAAAAGTTGTCTTATGCAGGCAGGGTAGTCCTTATAAACTCTGTGCTTAATACACTATACTCCTACTGGGCAGGAATGTTCATTATTCCCAAAGGGGTAATCAGAAGAATTGAAGGCATTTGTAGGAACTATTTATGGGATGGTAGCTCTGATTACCATAGAGTTCCTTTAGTTGCTTGGAACAAGGTCACTTTACCTAAAGATGAAGGTGGCTTAAGCATAAAGAAAACAGAACTATACAACATTGCAGCTGTGGCTAAACTGGTTGATTGGGTATATAACAAAGCTGATAAGCTCTGGATCAAATGGATAAGTCAGGTATATCTTAAACAGCAGGACTGGCACACCTACATTCCTGCAGCTGGTGTTGCTTGGTCCTGGAAAAGTATTTGCAAAGTAAAGGAAATGATGAAGACTGGATATCAGAATGACCACTGGGCAGCTAACCTGAAGGGGTATTCTATCAGAGAGGGATATGAGTGGCTTAGAAATAAACAGCCTAAGCAAGATTGGGTTCAACTGGTCTGGAATGATTGGAACTTACCAAAGCATGCTTTGATTTTGTGGCTAGTGATGAACCAGGGTCTTAACATCAAGGCCAAATTATTTCAGTTTGGCTGCTGTCCTGACAACAGATGTTGCATCTGTGATCAGGAACCTGAAACTTTGGAGCATTTGTTTTTTGATTGTTTATACAGCAGACAGGTGCTGAGTTTAATTGAGCAATGGTGTGGTTTCAAAATTGCAGTGGATGCTTATACTAGTAGTCTTAGGAGTGCAGGGGCAAGACTGAAGTTGCATACTCATTATCTTCTCTGGTCTGCCTGCTTCTATCATATATGGAATCAGAGGAACAACTCAAGGGTGAACATGATCCTTACTAGGCCTGAAACTCTGGTTATGCAGATCAGGGAGGATGCCATGAGAAGGATCAGGTCAAAAATTGGAAGAACTGCAGTGAATGATGAAAGGACTTGGCTTAAGAAATGGGGCATTGTAGTCTAG